The stretch of DNA ACCACCACCAGCCTCAGCGGGGCCGAACGCAAACTGATCATCCTCGACGAGGCCGACAACCTCCACGGCACCGCCGACCGCGGGGGCGCACGGGCGATCATGGAGATCATCAAAAACGCCCGGCAACCCATCGTGCTCATCGCAAACGACATATACGGCCTCGCGAAGGAGATCAAGGCCCTCGGCGAACCCGTGCTCTTCAGGGCGATCCAGGCCCGCTCCATGGTGCCGCGCCTGCGTGAGATCTGCCGGGACGAAGGCCTCGCCTGCAGCCCGGAAGCCCTGACCGGCATCGCCGAGAGCGCCGGCGGAGACATGCGCTCGGCGGTCAATATGCTCTATGCCGCCGCCATCGGCAGAGAAGACGTCGGGGAGGCGGACGTTCACACCAATCAGAAAGATCTTCGGGCGACGATCTTCGATCTCATCGCGGCGATCTTCTCGGGAAAACCCGATGCCGACCTCATCCGTCTCTCCAGGGCGGTGGAGGACACTCCGGACACGATCGTCCAGTGGATCGAGGGGAACCTTCACGTGCTCAGGGATCCTGAGCGGGCCGCCCGCGCCTATGCCGCCGTATCGCGGGCCGACGAGTGGGTCGGGCTCACCTACCGGCGGCAGTACTATGCCCTCTGGAAATATGCCGGCGCCATGATGACCATCGGGGTCAAGGAGGCCGCAGGGGGGGCGGGGATCCATGAGCGGATCATGCCCCCGGCCCGCTGGAAGCGGATGAGCGGGGCACGCAAACAGAAGGCGGTGCGCACTTCGGTGATGCAGAAACTCTCCAGAAAACTGGACCTCCCGCAACACACGATCCGGGAGGAGTACCTCACCCTCCTCACCCTCCTCGTCGAGGAGCGCCCCCTCGAATGCGTCAGGGAGATCGGGCTCGACGCCGACGAGCTGAACTTTTTCCTCCACGATAAAGAGCGGGTCAAAACCGTGATGAAGGCCTTAAAAGACCTCCAGAAGGCGCCGAAAAAGAAGGAGGAGAAACCGGTGGAGATCGAGGAAGTCCTCCTTGCAGAGGCGCCGCCCGTGCGTGAGGAGCGGCAGACCCCCCGGAGTCAGGCAACCCTTTTCGACTCGTTCTAGGGACGATAGTAGCGGTGGAGCACCGGCCCGCAGTCGATGATCTCCCCGCCGTTCTCGTAGATCTCGTTGCCGAGATGATAGACGATGAGATCGCAGCCGATCGCACGTGCCAGATCGATCAGCGGCGGCACCATCTCCACCCCCGGCCTCACTGCATAGACGAGGTCGGCGCCCGCATACCAGGGGAGGTCAGGGGCATAGACGTCGTCCACCCGTGACTCGACGCCGGGCACCTCGGGCGGTTCCCTGATGTCGGTCGCCCGCACCCGCAGCCCGGCCCGGGCGCATAGGGCGGCGACATCGGTGTTCCTGCCGATCCCTACTTCGATGACATTATGGTAATGAGCGGCGATATACTCCCCGATCCGTGCCTCAATACGTTTATACGCGAACACCACGAAAATCTAGATACAATGGGCGTTACGATTATTTGGGATCATCAGGTCCCGACCGGTCTGCGTCTCCCGGTGGGACGACGGATCGAGACGGTCCTCCGCCTCCCGGTGACGCTTGTTGATGCCGACGTACTCATCAACGGCTTTCACCCGGAGCGCAACCAGTACGACGCCGCGGCCATCCTCGAACGCGTCCTGTTCATGAAGGGCAGGATGGGATGCGAGGGGCCGGTCCTCCTCGTCG from Methanofollis liminatans DSM 4140 encodes:
- a CDS encoding replication factor C large subunit codes for the protein MQDWTEKYRPQSLQEIVGNGPAVRQIVDWARSWRRGTPPLIFYGKPGIGKTSAAHALARDMGWEIVELNASDQRTKAIIERVAGTSSTTTSLSGAERKLIILDEADNLHGTADRGGARAIMEIIKNARQPIVLIANDIYGLAKEIKALGEPVLFRAIQARSMVPRLREICRDEGLACSPEALTGIAESAGGDMRSAVNMLYAAAIGREDVGEADVHTNQKDLRATIFDLIAAIFSGKPDADLIRLSRAVEDTPDTIVQWIEGNLHVLRDPERAARAYAAVSRADEWVGLTYRRQYYALWKYAGAMMTIGVKEAAGGAGIHERIMPPARWKRMSGARKQKAVRTSVMQKLSRKLDLPQHTIREEYLTLLTLLVEERPLECVREIGLDADELNFFLHDKERVKTVMKALKDLQKAPKKKEEKPVEIEEVLLAEAPPVREERQTPRSQATLFDSF
- a CDS encoding UPF0146 family protein, whose translation is MVFAYKRIEARIGEYIAAHYHNVIEVGIGRNTDVAALCARAGLRVRATDIREPPEVPGVESRVDDVYAPDLPWYAGADLVYAVRPGVEMVPPLIDLARAIGCDLIVYHLGNEIYENGGEIIDCGPVLHRYYRP